The following are from one region of the Leptospira perdikensis genome:
- a CDS encoding CBS domain-containing protein translates to MHRSPGDVYRETAGQTEKTVYFLHEIMSTPALFLPSTETISHCLDFMVEKRIRHLPLTDTSGILVGFVSDRDILEKSKSYERDWMVSDIMTKRVLVGSPGAEIRRVTQVLLEERIGCIPVVDDDNHPIGIITRSDLLRLLLKYPNLNIIA, encoded by the coding sequence TTGCACCGATCTCCGGGGGATGTTTACAGAGAAACGGCAGGGCAAACGGAAAAAACAGTCTATTTCCTCCACGAAATCATGTCGACCCCTGCCCTTTTCCTTCCCTCTACCGAAACCATCTCCCACTGTCTGGACTTTATGGTGGAAAAAAGAATCCGACACCTCCCCCTCACCGATACATCAGGGATTCTTGTCGGTTTTGTCTCTGACCGGGACATTCTTGAAAAAAGTAAATCCTATGAAAGGGATTGGATGGTTTCGGATATTATGACCAAACGTGTATTAGTTGGATCGCCGGGGGCCGAAATTAGAAGGGTCACTCAAGTGCTTTTGGAAGAAAGAATTGGATGTATTCCCGTAGTAGATGACGATAATCATCCTATTGGTATAATCACAAGATCGGATTTACTCCGTTTGTTATTAAAATATCCAAACTTAAATATTATCGCATAA
- a CDS encoding AMP-dependent synthetase/ligase produces MIQNYENLYQALAQLAETLPNKISFRKRKSNTEFPGISFGDLKQFVDQLTLGWIDLGVEVGDRIGFFCDATVNWLRTDIAILTSGAVVVPRGTDIVREEILYILNHSEAKYLVVQKPKDKKRIEDLLGDLPHLKQIFILETDQGDLYDGENSILSIAKKGKERWSRDGKQELDKRIKQTDADALATLIYTSGTTGNPKGVMLSQKGWITAIGNTISRLDMNSNDNAVSLLPPWHAFERAIEYATIFLGIDFLVSNMSSLKDDLRDFRPTIFPSVPRIWESVYNGIIAKVAKEGGFKEKLFHFFLKVGATWAHYYAMCFGFEFEIKKPNFLLSFIKRTYAFLILILLSPLKLLSIKIFSAIHKALGGRIRICISAGSALPSVVDGFLSAIGLKVLEGYGMTETSAVVSIRSNTKPTKGTVGIPIDGYQIRLKDETGKVVTAIGAKGTLWIKSKQILKGYYKRPELNQVVFDAEGFFDTGDLMMISHRNELVFAGRSKDTIALIGGENVEPIPIEDKLLTSPFIDQVMVVGHDKKTLGALIVPNFEAVEAKIEGISKEKAGEWNLNPKVRELYRAEISRIISRENGFKGFETVPANNFYVVSRPFDPDVEMTRTLKMKRNVISEVFLKQIEGIYE; encoded by the coding sequence ATGATCCAAAACTACGAAAACCTCTACCAAGCATTGGCCCAACTGGCAGAAACCCTTCCTAATAAAATTTCCTTTCGGAAACGAAAGTCAAACACCGAATTCCCTGGGATCAGTTTTGGAGATTTGAAACAGTTTGTCGACCAATTGACTTTGGGTTGGATCGATCTCGGGGTCGAGGTGGGGGATCGGATTGGGTTTTTCTGTGATGCCACTGTCAATTGGCTTCGGACAGACATCGCCATTCTAACTTCAGGGGCAGTTGTGGTTCCCCGTGGAACAGACATTGTCCGAGAGGAAATTCTTTATATTCTAAACCATTCGGAAGCCAAATATTTGGTGGTCCAAAAACCAAAGGATAAAAAACGCATTGAAGATTTGTTAGGTGATCTTCCTCATTTAAAACAAATTTTTATTTTGGAAACGGACCAAGGGGATTTATATGATGGTGAAAATTCAATTCTATCGATTGCCAAAAAAGGAAAGGAAAGATGGAGTCGTGACGGCAAACAGGAGTTAGATAAAAGAATCAAACAAACAGATGCTGATGCTCTTGCTACTTTGATTTATACCTCAGGAACTACTGGAAATCCCAAAGGTGTAATGTTGTCTCAAAAAGGTTGGATCACAGCCATTGGAAATACTATTTCCAGGTTGGATATGAACTCTAACGACAATGCAGTAAGTTTGTTACCACCTTGGCATGCATTTGAAAGAGCAATCGAATATGCTACTATCTTTCTTGGGATTGATTTTTTGGTATCCAATATGTCATCCTTAAAAGATGACCTAAGGGACTTTCGCCCTACCATTTTTCCATCCGTCCCTCGGATTTGGGAATCGGTGTACAATGGAATCATTGCTAAGGTTGCGAAAGAAGGTGGGTTTAAAGAAAAATTATTTCATTTCTTTTTGAAAGTAGGTGCTACTTGGGCTCATTATTATGCTATGTGTTTTGGGTTTGAATTTGAAATCAAAAAACCCAACTTCCTTTTATCTTTCATTAAAAGAACCTATGCATTCTTGATTCTGATTTTGCTTTCTCCTTTAAAACTTCTAAGTATCAAAATCTTTTCGGCAATTCATAAAGCCTTGGGTGGTCGGATACGAATTTGTATTTCTGCTGGTTCTGCTCTGCCGAGTGTCGTGGATGGATTTTTATCAGCGATTGGACTTAAAGTACTCGAAGGGTATGGAATGACAGAAACATCTGCTGTTGTTTCCATTCGTTCCAATACCAAACCTACCAAAGGCACTGTTGGAATTCCTATCGATGGATATCAAATTCGTTTGAAGGATGAAACAGGAAAAGTTGTGACGGCCATCGGTGCGAAAGGCACCCTATGGATCAAATCCAAACAAATTTTAAAGGGTTATTACAAACGTCCAGAACTCAACCAAGTAGTTTTCGATGCAGAAGGTTTTTTTGATACGGGGGATCTAATGATGATCTCTCATAGAAACGAATTGGTTTTTGCAGGCCGTTCGAAAGATACCATTGCTCTCATCGGTGGTGAAAACGTAGAACCAATCCCGATAGAAGACAAACTTCTTACCTCTCCCTTTATTGACCAAGTGATGGTAGTGGGTCACGATAAAAAAACTTTGGGTGCTCTGATTGTTCCTAACTTCGAAGCAGTAGAAGCTAAAATTGAAGGTATTTCCAAGGAAAAAGCTGGGGAATGGAACCTAAACCCGAAGGTTCGGGAATTATACCGAGCAGAGATTTCACGTATTATTTCTCGCGAAAACGGATTCAAAGGTTTTGAGACAGTGCCAGCTAACAACTTTTATGTGGTATCTCGTCCCTTTGATCCCGATGTCGAAATGACACGAACTTTGAAAATGAAGAGAAATGTTATTTCGGAAGTATTTTTAAAACAAATTGAAGGAATTTACGAATGA
- a CDS encoding acyl-CoA dehydrogenase family protein produces MIHPKLNPYLNEEERSFYNTVFQFSEDKVFPSAEERDEKEIWSDELWKEFSKAGLTGLTIPSEYGGEGASCLQCSIATDAFASGSLDGGMGLSWVAHLVIGTMPIIFQGTKEQKSKYLPKLSTGEWMAGFALTEPASGSDAASLLTKAEEVDDGWKLNGTKMYITNGPVGQVFVVMARTSEKGRGPMGISAFIVESNTPGFKVSKVLKKLGHHTSMTAELVFEDMVIPKENLLGPMNTGFMRIGKETLEWERTVFVAGLAGAMEFCFRKGLRYANERTQFGKPISSFYGMRDILVRNWVYIQAARRLIYWVAERKDKGIASPLESSLGKLISSEIAEDVAKDSVQLFGGYGYMKEYAVERFYRDVKLGTIGGGTSEIQRSIISSLYPGQDKFQKEFSKLEEESDIADKIQNVLFAIILSMDAEPNRKKQQSVEFAFADILSIFVILSLSKIDTHKSSDYYSLDEKLMDRKLLSYYLVGKYLMSFSRLTSYVPSELTQLWNHYSQLGKSIEDSVHNRFQSLQELL; encoded by the coding sequence ATGATACACCCGAAACTGAATCCCTATTTAAATGAGGAGGAGAGAAGTTTTTACAATACAGTATTTCAGTTTTCTGAAGATAAAGTGTTCCCATCGGCAGAAGAAAGAGACGAAAAAGAAATTTGGTCCGATGAATTGTGGAAAGAATTTAGCAAAGCAGGCCTTACAGGTCTTACCATACCTTCAGAATACGGCGGCGAAGGAGCCAGTTGTTTACAATGTTCGATTGCAACGGATGCTTTTGCATCCGGATCTTTGGATGGGGGAATGGGACTTTCCTGGGTCGCCCATTTGGTGATTGGGACTATGCCAATTATATTCCAAGGAACCAAAGAACAAAAATCCAAATACCTTCCGAAACTTTCTACAGGAGAATGGATGGCAGGATTTGCATTAACGGAACCAGCTTCCGGGTCAGACGCTGCCTCCCTTTTAACCAAAGCTGAAGAAGTAGATGATGGTTGGAAACTCAACGGAACTAAAATGTATATTACTAACGGCCCCGTTGGACAGGTGTTTGTTGTGATGGCACGAACTTCCGAAAAAGGAAGAGGACCTATGGGAATATCAGCCTTCATCGTCGAAAGTAATACACCTGGTTTTAAGGTAAGTAAGGTTTTGAAAAAACTAGGCCATCATACTTCTATGACCGCCGAACTTGTATTTGAAGATATGGTCATTCCGAAAGAAAACTTACTCGGACCCATGAATACAGGGTTTATGAGGATTGGTAAAGAAACTTTAGAATGGGAAAGAACTGTATTTGTAGCCGGACTTGCAGGAGCTATGGAATTTTGTTTTCGTAAAGGTCTTCGGTATGCGAATGAAAGAACTCAATTCGGAAAACCTATCTCTAGTTTTTATGGAATGCGTGATATTTTGGTTCGTAACTGGGTTTATATCCAAGCCGCACGAAGACTGATTTATTGGGTTGCCGAACGAAAAGATAAGGGAATTGCATCTCCACTAGAAAGTAGTTTGGGAAAACTCATTTCTTCTGAAATTGCAGAAGATGTGGCAAAGGATTCCGTACAACTATTTGGTGGATACGGATATATGAAAGAATACGCAGTGGAGCGATTTTATAGAGATGTAAAGTTGGGAACGATTGGCGGCGGGACAAGCGAAATCCAACGTTCCATCATTTCTTCTTTATACCCAGGACAAGATAAGTTTCAAAAAGAATTTTCTAAACTTGAAGAAGAATCTGATATCGCAGATAAAATTCAAAATGTACTCTTTGCTATTATCTTATCGATGGATGCGGAGCCGAATCGGAAAAAACAACAATCGGTTGAATTTGCCTTTGCAGACATTTTGTCCATTTTTGTAATCCTTTCTTTATCCAAAATTGATACACATAAATCTTCGGATTACTATTCTTTGGATGAAAAATTGATGGATCGAAAGTTACTTTCGTATTATCTTGTGGGGAAGTATCTTATGTCCTTCAGTAGACTTACAAGTTATGTTCCTTCAGAACTCACTCAGTTGTGGAATCATTATTCCCAATTGGGGAAATCTATCGAAGATTCTGTACACAATCGTTTCCAATCCCTTCAGGAACTTCTGTAA